A stretch of DNA from Aphelocoma coerulescens isolate FSJ_1873_10779 unplaced genomic scaffold, UR_Acoe_1.0 HiC_scaffold_56, whole genome shotgun sequence:
CACCCTCgtgtttcttgctctctctcagtgtctgcagggcctggatttcctccactcaaaccgggtgatccacagagatctgaagagctccaacatccttctggcaacggacggctctgtcaagctgggtgggtgttcctggtcaggcacggcgctcccgggctgcgggtgtggggctgcttcccagtgacggccagagccccacaagtgctgctggtggcggtgcccggcccctgctgccagctgagagcggCTGTCCCATGCAGAGggctcaggagaggagcagggtgtcagcagtggctttgctctgggtgtGACCCTTGCAGAGGGGTGGGAGTTGGAATCTGAAGCTTCAAGGGAATCAGTAAAAGCTGCATGAAAGCTGAGGGTTCCTTTAAGGGTCCACTTCCATCTTGCCTTGGCTACAGCCCTGCggacttttccagctggattcagccctgcattctcagactgagagtgggcaatctttgtgcttggtttcctcattccagctgcctttgacagtgtttgtttctgtcctcagctgattttggcctctgcgctcagctgagccctgagcaggagcagtgcagctccatggtgggcactgctcactggatggccccagaggttgtgaccagttctccttatggccccaaggtggacatctggtccttgggcattgtgaccatcgagatggtggaaggagaacCTCCTTACTTCGAGCACACGGCGGCCATGGTAAGAGGCAAATTTCCCAGAGTTtgcagaggcctgtgagcacagagggaccctgccctgggaggagcagccggagggctctgcccatcgggaagggaattcccagaggattcgagcctgagcacagacaaatattctgcagtctccagaatttgctttgggttttaagtttttgcagctcttctgtctgtgaggatgacctgaaaacatgaagccagagcatcagctctaatcTTACcttgcagaaaaccccagaccaaccccaaaccccacacccaaacccaacaagttttctgaaggagtttctgaaagaggttctgcgagatgaactccccctgactcttctcactgggaaacttgtctaaaacatgaagatgattgtttaacatccccatagtctaacatatttctttcctagcccAAGCTACTTTCTCCATGTCACCAAGGCTGAGCCTTCAGCAATCCAAACCTCGGGTTCCTTGCCTGGCAGTTTCTGGGATGGAACATCTTGAATGCATTTACTTGAGTgtcagtggcactgcagggatgcattTGATGTAAGAATCCTTGGAAATACCACAGGCAGACCACAGTGACTCTTGCAAATGGCCTGTAAAGCTGGTGTCCGTATTTGGAGAAGCAAAATGGGCTATTTCTGATGGAGGTTCCAACTAACAAAGTCAGCCAATGACCTTGGCTCTCAAGGCAAGATCATCTGGATGTTggaatggctgtggctgcagcagcgtttggcttttttggttggcATAGAAGAAtgggctctgagcagcatctctgccagggaggaaagtgtccctggagaCTGGGGCTGAGAAACCGGGGTCGCTGTGAGCCCTCGTGGGTGTgaaggaagctggcagagctttttcagaagtgtttgcttttcGCGCAGGCTCGCTGTCTGATCCGGCAGAACgggaccccgcagctgcaggagcccaggcgcctgtcggctctgctgcgggacttcctggagtgcagcctggagccggacgaggagcggcgctggtctgcccaggagctgctgcaggtggatgcgAAGCGGCTGCAGGGGAAACAGCAGCGCGAGGGAGGGGTTTTCTCGTGGGGCCCCCTCCAATAGTGTCCAGTCtcgctgcttttcacatgcaaagccagcagaatccTCGCCTGGTTTGGCTTGGCAGGGTCCTTTGCAGGTCATCTGGACCAGGTGCCccgcaaggagcagggacatcttcaagcagatcaggtggctcagagccctgcctgacctgagcctggatgtttccagggaggaggcacctcccacatctctgggcaccctctgccagtgtttccccactcttctgataaaaaaattctgcctcagatctaatctgagcctgcttccctctcctgagtTTCAAACATTCCCCTCTGTCCTGTTGCAACAGAGCCTGTGAGGAACTTGACTTGGGAAAGTAacagttgatttctttctttttcatcctttgggcagcacccatttttatcatcagccaagcctctctccagccCGAGCCCTCTGAtcgctgcagcaaagcaattgaAGGAGCAGCGAAGGACGTGAAGCCCCTGGGGCCAGCTTTTTGTTATAGTAGTTAGGACAAGTGGATAGTTACGGTAGTTAGCACTGCTAGTGAGTTATGGTGGTTAGGGCAGCCTGGTAGTTATGGCAGTTTATTGAATAAAAGCTCTGTTAAACCTCAAGTCCCTTGACGTGTCCCTTCCTTGTTCCCCCGTGACTCAGCTGCCCGGAGCAATGcgaggggagagcgggcccagccttgcccagagctgagccccagcagagccccggcagagcccagagcagccgcAGCATCGGCAGAGTCAGCCTGGAAGGAGGCGCCTGGAGCCTTCTCGACTGCAGCCGACTCTTGTTTACAAACCgcgtggggtgggaaatgccactggttctgcaagagggcagagggggcccggggaaggcccaaATGCGAGGGACAAAACCCGCCCAATGCTGGAGAAAAACCacgcctttttcccctcccacgcCGGCCAAAACACTGAATCCTAAACCGAGTCaaacggggcaggggaggagcccaggcccttccACCCCTGCAAACCAAAGCGTCCCTTGCACGGCTCTGAGCCCCGGTGGCCCCGCGGGCGTTGGTTTCTGTCGGGTtcgctgctgccagcccagggccagcccgGGACAGGGCGGGCGCTGGAGGCTGCGGGCGGGGAGATGCGATCCCGGGACACGCATTCGGTGGCACCTGCGAGCGCAAGCAGGGGAGGGGCGCCGGCAGTGACGGGGGAAAGGAATAAGGTGAATGTGACTTAAACAAGCCAAGCCCGTGAATGTGCTTTAGATAGGGCCAGGGAGCTGTAGGTAGGAAGGAGTGAAAGAAACTATCACTTccagaaaatgttactgattgccatggactgctgctcagccaaggccatgTCAAATTCCTGAACttaaagaagaagaacaaagactcAATGGAGTTATTAATACTGCTTTGTtttactaaaacaaacaaaacgggTGTGTGCATATTGGAGAGCAGATCGGGAAGTCTGAACCTTCCAAGAAACAGTCCCggggacagagcagccacctctgtcctacccacagcagccgggacgagccagcgctgctccggcaccggctcctgccgaggcatcagcggcaaggagagcgcgggcagccgctcccgcagtgCCCTCAtgccagggcgaacacggcgcccacacggcacaacgaacccgccccagccccctgccgccccctccgcccgcagccagcgccgagccccgccagaaccgagcgcggctcccacctgcgctggggccgcctccgagctccgccgccgcctcagcAGTggttcccagtcacccccattatgatcccagtcactcccagcatcATCCCGGTCGCTTACAGTCACTCCCACTGTTTTCAGTATGgtcccagtcattcccaattagatcccagttgcccgcagcgtggtcccagtggctcccagtcacacaggatggttgctttcactctcagtaagagtccagtgtggctccagtcatttccagtatgaacccactCACTCCCTGTATGATTGTATTTgcacccactgtggtcccagttgctcccagtgtcttggtttgaaagacaggtgtctgccaaggaaggcaggagtctctcctgaaatggaagaaaaagaaattacaacccccttccctctgaattattataattttgaaattaaggacctttataggcaaagatatgaggaacaggaataacagggTAATATATACTAATATATAtactataatatataatatataatttatactaatatatatctgtatgtgtataaccagtcaaacaaacagcaataactatggcagtaacagcaaacaatcccaaacccagtcccagccttctcggctgtcaggccctttccccttgggtgcagttccgctcgcagccggcaggggcgctggtggctcccggtgagcagggcaggtgtgatggttcccccgcggctgcagggggcgctccggagcgagctcggggagcacgcggcactggtggcctgggatcccgggaagggatggaacaaagatttcaaaaaccccctggacagccgatcctggtgtccagctggactctcgggaacagcaggctggaacagcagggacaagcacaaatcccgggtttcagacgagatgtatcaaactccggagctgcggtgggaacccgcggaggtctcggcaggcagggagagcggggctacagagtagcgaaggctcaaagcaacggcaggggcgggcggccacagcctggctcccagtggggcagggaaggcgagCTTGGGATCCCCGggtctctccggtagaaggaaagcagccaaagaagaagcctctctctccatccaAACACTGGGAACTGACTGCCCGCAAACCCAGGTGAAAGTGATGCACCCCTGCCGCTATAACCagctcctttgttttccttaagcatccagtaatttgtccccctgcCAACatctatggggaaaattcctttaagagaaaaagaaataggaggagaactcctaaaaccccaacattatccaccccaaatttttcccatactaacatgttacatgaaacggaacccttttaaccatataaatacatgcatcacccgaattatatacgtatatacatgctgatactgattcaagtacagagccatgggtagttcaccctaaaacaaggtccccttgaggtatgcatcggatctctccatccttttgcatcacccaccaggtgcaacctggtccctgagcgaaGGCAACCccatggatgggtttgtctttgctcgaagcagaattaacccaaacagtttttccaagcatacctctcatgtgcaccactggaaccttatccccgtctgttgtttgtaggcgtttggattgggcagggccttcTCGGCTGGTGGATcttcgggtgttaactaacttggtgactcttgctaaatgcacctcccagtttttgaaagtccccccacccagtgccttcaaggtggttttaagcaatccattacatcgctcaaccttcccagctgctggtgcctggtaagggatgtggtacacccactcaatgccatgttccctAGCCCAGATGTTTATAAGGcagttcttgaaatgagtcccattatcggactcaattctctcaggggtaccatgcctccaaaggacttgcttttcaaggcccaggatggtgttccgggcagtagcatgaggcacagggtaggtctccagccatccagtggtggcttctaccattgtgagcacatagcgcttgccttggcaggtttgaggcagtgtgatgtaatcagtCTGCcgggcctccccatacttgtatttggaccattgcccaccataccacaggggcttcacccgcttggcctgcttgaccgcagcgcatgtctcacagtcatggatcacctgggagatactgtccatggttagatccacccctcgatctcgtgcccacctataggtggcatgtctgccctgatggcctgaggcatcatgggcccatcgagctaggaacaactcccctttatgttgccaatccaagtctatctgggacacctctattttcgcagcctgatctacctgtttgttgttacgatgttcttcatcagcccggatcttggggacgtgagcatctacatgacagACATTCACGGGTAGCTTctctacccgagtggcaatgcctttccactcctcagcagcccagattggttttccactgtgctgccagtttgccttcttccacctttccagccaaccccacagagcattggctaccatccatgaatcagtgtagaggtagagctttggccacttctctctttcagcaatgtcaaGACCTAATTGGACAGCTTTGaattcagcaaattggctcaatccaccttctccttcagtagcgtGTGCAACTTGTCCTGTGGGGTCCATAcggcggctttccatttccagccagcgcctacaattcggcaggaaccatcagtgaagagggcgtattgtctttcactctctggtagctcgttatatggtggggcttcttgggCATGTGTcacttgctcctcttcttcttcagaagataatccaaaagtcacaCTTtccggccagttcgtaattatttccaagatgccagggcgacttgggtttccaattcagGTGCGCTGCATGATGagggcaatccatttgctccaagtagtgTTGGTGGCGTGATgcatggaaggaacctttccttggaacatccaccccagcaccagtagtcggggtgccaggaggagctgtgcttctgtgccgattacttctgaggcagcttggactccttcataagctgccaagatctctttctctgtgggagtgtagttggctttggaccctctgtagcttcagctccagaatcccagtggtcagccccaagtctcaccaggcaccttctgtcagaggctccaggacagaccattgctcctggctgcagagtagagcacgttcttcacgtctggtcctgtcctgactgggccaagggctacggcatgagcaatttcctgcttgatctgggcgaaggcttgctgctgttcagggccccagtggaaatcgttcttctttcgggtaaccaggtagagagggctcacgatctgtactcaggaatgtgcattctccaaaagcctatggcacctaggaaagcttgtgtttccttcttgttggtcagTGGAGACactgctgtgatcttattgatgaccttggtgggaatctgatgtcatccatcttgccactttactcccaggaactggatctctcgggcaggtccattgactttgctcttcttgatgacgaaaccagcttccaggagaatttggatgattctctctcctttctcaaatacctccgatgccatgttcccccacacaatgatgtcatcaatgtactgcagatgttctggggcctcaccctcttccagtgcagcctcgatcagtccatggcagatggtgggactgtgcttccacccctggggcagtcggttccaggtgtactgcacgcccctccaggtgaaggcaaactgaggcctgcactctgctgccagaggaatggagaaaaaagcattagcaatgtcaatagtggcgtaccacttcgctgctttggactccagctcgtactggagctccaacgtgtcgggcacagcagtgctcaacgatggagtcacttcattcaaggcacgatagtccacaatctccattccccgtcagacttgtgcacaggccagatggggctgttgaagggtgagtgggtcttgctgaccaccccttggctctccagctcatggatcatcttgtggatgggaatcacagcatctcgatttgtccgatactgccggcggtgcactgtcgaggtggcaattggcactcgttgctcttccactttcaggagcccaactgcagaaggatcctCTCGATGCCATGaagctttttgccttttcttttatacccctgttatacctttttacaacttctgtgttcctagtgctttttccctgcattcttggacttgtttgttaagctaagagactaaacattttagaagcttcgtagctagagatcagtgtgccccagaccccaaggtcctctccagaacacattctgtaaaccaagatagaaccatccaggggaaggttccttggggaggggggctcacttgagcctctcattggggaatctttgatagatatgctaattagtaaaacctataatgataTACCCAATTTGgggggagagagacagagagagactcAGCAgagtgcatctcgatgcatatgacctggacatgtgcacctaaagatccttaaaataaataccaaggtaaaatcccttttccccttctaaccgtgtatgactcttgattttaagaccaggaaaaggcatcactctgatagtccaggcagggtgttcaattgcctaatgccctctgcctccacagcagcaatcccaaatatccacctgagtcctttcgggtctttgtaatagccattccgaaggaagtctatgcccagaatacacggggcctctgggccagtcacaatcggatgcttttgccactcttTCCCAGTCAGGCTTAACGCGGCGTTTGGTGCTCGaagcacgagctctggcgtgccccaggtcagagatagtccagctgcgttacttctgtgcgTCACAGAACCGACTtcaggatcaggaaaagagctgcttgctgggctagctagccggcttctcggcagagggaacatggcaggagccgatgggatcggctcacgttagctcggagacaaaggaagagagaggctgttcaggttTGACTtgtaacaggtttattgttagcaGTTTCGCTACCCAAACGAGCTCGGAAGGCTGGAATCCCATGTGTTGGTATGTGATGGGATTGGTGGGATCGGCTActgaggcttttccctcagttttatagggaatttgaaaaccctggtgaaaggggaaacaaccaatgagttacaagccagggggaggacaCAATgtcacaagaaccactgggggggaaaccgagaggcgggagttataacagaaccaatgaacgactgagtaaccgagaattttcccgaaccaaGGGAGGTGGCTTGGACCCGGGCACCGCCCAgggggtgcagcttaggcttctgagccgcccatcgACCTCTGAGTCGGCCTCTTTGgggaactcgatccaggggaggggctgggattgattggcattacacagccccagccctgcagtgggctgggtcacaccaacatctcccccttcttTATTACTTTGAAATGAGGGGGAAGGCTGAAgggatttcaaaaccaaacacttaagAATGGGAATGGCTACTAAAATTAACAACTCCATCAAGAAACCCCATACAATGTCCTTGATAATGGAAGGAATCCTCCTGCTGGAGATCCCggtgcagaggaggagctgcagcagcaggtgggacagcagcaggtaggATGTCATCACGCTGTCAAGGGAGGTAACTTTAGGAACAGTGTaagacaaataaaattaatacaaatacaattaacttaaataacaatggcTCCCTTGGACTGcccctctttcaaaacaaaatgaggggtcattttgggaagggagacacATTTTAAGGAGACTGGGAGGTGGAGGATTTGTTTTTCAGGCCTGGAGGAGGAGTCTTTTTTccaggtggcttggtttttcttcttttccaggctgtggcagcttctttcctttgtttggcATCCACAGGTGGTCTCAAAAAGGGTTTgatccacttcccagggatccatcttGGACCCTCTGGGGTGGAAACACACCTGTAGCCTCTACCCCGGGTGACTAGAGGGTACAGGCCACGTATTTGTAAAGTGTCAGGGTCTTTTATTAGGACCTCCGGTCTCTCAGTCAGTTTATGTTTGGCAGAGTTTGTGAAGTGCCTCATGATGGGAGAATCAGGTTCCTcataggaacagtttaaaaagttcaaagtgaacaaCGCTTTGGACAGTCTTGTGATGGGGGCAGAGATCTCATTGCCacctttttgttgttctagCAGTCTTTTTAGTGTCTGATGTTtcctctctacaatggcttggcctgtgggcgagtgagggatgccagtgatgtgatcc
This window harbors:
- the LOC138101918 gene encoding serine/threonine-protein kinase PAK 3-like; this translates as MVGTAHWMAPEVVTSSPYGPKVDIWSLGIVTIEMVEGEPPYFEHTAAMARCLIRQNGTPQLQEPRRLSALLRDFLECSLEPDEERRWSAQELLQHPFLSSAKPLSSPSPLIAAAKQLKEQRRT